Proteins found in one Nostoc sp. NIES-3756 genomic segment:
- a CDS encoding Nif11-like leader peptide family natural product precursor produces MSFENVRAFYERLANDEAFRTQMQQVKSKDECSQTVKAAGYDFTQEEFEEYTSQLLESDANDGELKDLSEQELEAVFGGTTTYFRKPIVQPLYGIVWEPPIYQPLYGVVTTTEGF; encoded by the coding sequence ATGTCTTTTGAAAATGTCAGAGCTTTTTATGAAAGGTTAGCGAATGATGAAGCTTTCCGTACTCAAATGCAGCAAGTTAAAAGTAAGGATGAATGCAGCCAAACAGTCAAAGCTGCTGGTTATGACTTCACCCAAGAAGAATTTGAAGAATATACATCTCAACTATTAGAGTCAGATGCTAACGATGGTGAACTCAAAGATTTAAGCGAACAAGAACTAGAAGCTGTTTTTGGTGGTACTACTACATACTTTCGCAAGCCTATAGTTCAACCATTGTATGGCATTGTTTGGGAACCACCTATTTATCAGCCCCTATATGGAGTTGTTACCACAACAGAAGGTTTTTAA